A stretch of the Streptomyces sp. NBC_00078 genome encodes the following:
- a CDS encoding alpha/beta hydrolase translates to MLAKLPTRPAVRRCAVSGAVGLALVAAGLPAAASDGSGPDLTRFYRQKIVWSACQGDDMPKDLQCGRITVPLDYTEPKAGTLDLALARYRATGKKRGSVLLNFGGPGGAGVPELAAGGDDFMGLTNGYDVVTFDPRGVGRSSPVSCGDGAAEASDATGENAVADDPRAMLEALRTAAAQCAKHSGPVLPHIGTVNSARDMDVMREALGDKKLNYLGFSYGTRLGAVYAAQFPEKVGRLVLDGVDTLTEPMSEQGVAGAEGQQTALEDFITWCAKDIACPFGQDPRDGREQVVHLVDSLDEDPVSTDFGQKFSGQDLVGAISQALYSKELWPSLERALGQLVEDGDTRGVMGFASGGAVLPVRGRTGGGLVDANDVPLDNLPAALMAINCADDPDRPAADTILKDLGRLRAEYEQASPVFGRYRLTELLMCYGRPKGTDFIRKDVHDVHTPKMLLVGTRGDPATPYRWTVETAQRLGSSAVVLDNKGEGHTGYASSKCVHLKVDSFLLYGSLPPTGSSCGPEEEDD, encoded by the coding sequence ATGCTGGCCAAGTTGCCAACGCGGCCCGCTGTCCGACGCTGCGCCGTCAGCGGAGCCGTGGGTCTGGCCCTGGTGGCCGCGGGTCTGCCCGCCGCGGCCTCGGACGGCTCCGGCCCCGATCTGACGCGGTTCTACCGGCAGAAGATCGTCTGGTCCGCGTGCCAGGGCGACGACATGCCCAAGGACCTTCAGTGCGGCAGGATCACGGTCCCGCTCGACTACACCGAGCCGAAGGCCGGCACGCTCGACCTGGCGCTGGCCCGCTACCGGGCAACGGGCAAGAAGCGGGGCTCGGTGCTGCTGAACTTCGGCGGTCCCGGCGGCGCGGGCGTCCCTGAACTCGCCGCGGGCGGCGACGACTTCATGGGCCTCACGAACGGCTACGACGTGGTGACGTTCGACCCGCGCGGGGTCGGCAGGTCCTCCCCGGTCAGCTGCGGAGACGGCGCCGCCGAGGCCTCGGATGCGACCGGCGAGAACGCGGTGGCCGACGATCCGCGGGCCATGCTCGAAGCGTTGCGGACGGCGGCCGCCCAGTGCGCGAAGCACTCGGGTCCGGTACTCCCCCACATCGGCACGGTGAACTCCGCGCGCGACATGGACGTGATGCGCGAGGCGCTCGGTGACAAGAAGCTCAACTACCTCGGTTTCTCCTACGGAACCCGCCTCGGCGCGGTCTACGCGGCCCAGTTCCCCGAGAAGGTCGGCCGGCTGGTGCTCGACGGGGTGGACACGCTGACCGAACCGATGTCCGAACAGGGAGTGGCGGGCGCCGAAGGGCAGCAGACGGCGCTGGAGGACTTCATCACGTGGTGCGCCAAGGACATCGCCTGCCCGTTCGGACAGGATCCGCGCGACGGCCGGGAGCAGGTCGTCCACCTCGTCGACTCCCTCGACGAGGACCCGGTGTCGACGGACTTCGGCCAGAAGTTCTCCGGGCAGGACCTCGTGGGCGCCATCAGCCAGGCGCTCTACAGCAAGGAGCTGTGGCCGTCACTGGAGCGGGCGCTCGGCCAGCTGGTCGAGGACGGTGACACACGCGGAGTGATGGGCTTCGCGAGCGGCGGCGCCGTGCTCCCCGTACGCGGGCGCACCGGCGGCGGGCTGGTCGACGCCAACGACGTCCCGCTAGACAACCTTCCGGCGGCGCTGATGGCGATCAACTGCGCGGACGATCCCGACCGCCCCGCCGCGGACACGATCCTCAAGGACCTCGGCCGGCTGCGCGCCGAGTACGAGCAGGCGTCCCCCGTCTTCGGCCGCTACCGCCTCACCGAGCTGCTGATGTGCTACGGCCGCCCCAAGGGCACCGATTTCATACGCAAGGACGTGCATGACGTCCACACGCCGAAGATGCTCCTCGTCGGCACCCGCGGCGACCCGGCGACGCCGTACCGCTGGACCGTGGAGACGGCGCAGCGGCTCGGCTCCTCGGCCGTGGTGCTCGACAACAAGGGCGAGGGACACACCGGTTACGCGTCGTCCAAGTGCGTACACCTGAAGGTCGACAGCTTCCTGCTGTACGGCAGCCTGCCGCCGACCGGCAGTTCATGCGGGCCCGAGGAGGAGGACGACTGA
- a CDS encoding chaplin gives MRRVTRNGVIAVAAASGAMALAGPVSVAFAADGGSAANGFSADSPGVISGNTVQLPVHVPVNVCGNTVNVVGLLNPAVGNSCVNRSARGKHAAGKATFGGSAADGSGKDSPGVVSGNTVQLPLHVPVNVSGNTANVVGVGNAAVGNESRNSSGRAHHRAKPAPKPSAPAKAHPQQVTAQRTTPLETPPSLAHTGADQTLPAAAASVALVLGGAAVHRSLRRRATR, from the coding sequence ATGAGAAGGGTTACCCGAAATGGTGTGATCGCCGTCGCCGCGGCTTCGGGCGCGATGGCTCTGGCGGGTCCGGTGAGCGTCGCTTTCGCGGCCGACGGGGGCTCCGCCGCGAACGGTTTCAGTGCCGATTCGCCCGGCGTGATCTCGGGCAACACCGTCCAGCTGCCGGTGCATGTCCCGGTGAACGTGTGCGGGAACACGGTGAACGTGGTGGGGCTCCTCAACCCCGCCGTGGGCAACAGCTGTGTCAACAGGAGCGCGCGAGGCAAGCACGCAGCGGGCAAGGCCACCTTCGGCGGCAGCGCGGCGGACGGCAGCGGAAAGGATTCGCCGGGGGTGGTCTCGGGCAACACCGTCCAGCTCCCGTTGCATGTCCCGGTGAACGTCAGCGGGAACACGGCGAACGTGGTCGGCGTCGGCAACGCTGCTGTCGGCAACGAGTCCAGGAACAGCTCCGGCCGCGCTCACCACCGCGCCAAGCCGGCGCCGAAGCCGTCCGCTCCGGCCAAGGCGCATCCGCAGCAGGTGACCGCACAGCGCACCACGCCGCTGGAGACCCCGCCCTCCCTCGCCCACACCGGCGCCGACCAGACACTCCCCGCCGCCGCGGCGAGCGTCGCGCTGGTCCTGGGCGGAGCCGCCGTCCACCGGAGCTTGCGGCGACGGGCGACACGCTGA
- a CDS encoding aminoglycoside phosphotransferase family protein has product MYTASSSVSAPPRPLQPRPAAGGPYLDPAARPAAPALGAGRARRLPGLGTQPLSGRLDLSGPQGAQLRTAIASVHRICPEFAPVQVLRRSGRSVLLVGTTGRSTAVAKCLLDHSPAWAERIRHEIAAYRSFVRHRPPVRVPRLIAADPDNCTLVIERMPGRVAALQRHPAEAPPRADIRAALGAICRLNAWRPPAGTFDAPLDYAARISRYHELGLLTDRDMGDLQKLLHGIAHASGRHGMGQFCHGDALLSNILLSPAGPVLVDWEHAGWYLPGYDLATLWSVLGDAPVARRQISQIAQTAGPASRDAFLVNLMLVLTREIRTYETAVQRSMHDSTPAAPGAAHPGAAPSGEEQRLLLRRLHDDCQLARRAVRAAVGTR; this is encoded by the coding sequence ATGTACACAGCATCGTCCTCCGTGTCCGCCCCGCCCCGGCCGCTGCAGCCCCGCCCGGCGGCCGGCGGCCCCTATCTCGACCCCGCGGCCCGTCCGGCGGCTCCCGCGCTCGGCGCGGGCAGGGCCCGGCGCCTGCCCGGGCTCGGCACCCAACCGCTCAGCGGGAGACTCGACTTGTCCGGCCCCCAGGGCGCCCAATTGCGTACGGCGATCGCGTCGGTGCACCGGATCTGTCCGGAGTTCGCTCCGGTCCAGGTGCTGCGCCGCAGCGGACGATCGGTGCTCCTGGTCGGTACGACCGGACGCAGCACGGCCGTCGCCAAGTGCTTACTGGACCATTCCCCCGCGTGGGCCGAGCGGATCCGCCACGAAATAGCGGCGTACCGCTCGTTCGTCCGGCACCGCCCGCCCGTGCGGGTGCCCAGGCTGATCGCGGCGGACCCGGACAACTGCACACTGGTCATCGAACGGATGCCGGGACGGGTGGCTGCCCTGCAGCGGCACCCGGCCGAGGCCCCACCGCGCGCGGACATCAGGGCGGCACTCGGCGCCATCTGCCGGCTGAACGCGTGGCGGCCCCCGGCCGGCACCTTCGACGCCCCGCTCGACTACGCGGCCCGTATTTCCCGCTACCACGAGCTCGGCCTGCTCACCGACCGCGACATGGGCGACCTGCAGAAGCTGCTGCACGGCATCGCGCACGCCTCGGGCCGGCACGGCATGGGCCAGTTCTGCCACGGCGACGCCCTGCTCTCGAACATCCTGCTCTCACCGGCCGGTCCAGTGCTGGTGGACTGGGAGCACGCGGGCTGGTACCTGCCGGGGTACGACCTGGCGACGCTGTGGTCGGTCCTCGGGGACGCTCCGGTGGCCCGCCGTCAGATCAGCCAGATCGCGCAGACGGCGGGCCCCGCCTCGCGGGACGCGTTCCTGGTGAACCTGATGCTCGTACTGACCCGTGAGATCCGTACCTACGAAACGGCCGTGCAGCGTTCGATGCACGACTCGACCCCGGCGGCACCGGGAGCGGCCCACCCGGGTGCTGCGCCGTCCGGCGAGGAACAGCGGCTGCTGCTGAGGCGGCTGCACGACGACTGTCAGCTGGCCCGACGGGCCGTGCGCGCGGCGGTCGGCACTCGCTGA
- a CDS encoding class I SAM-dependent methyltransferase — MATRNDDVDWDAWPVADYLAENYRDLHRSDAAVISHHSAFYRRFVPGSVGRSVEFGAGPNLYPLILAAAASRRIEAVEAGAGNIAYLENQILCGPDASWQPFHALSRRLNPDLPATLAGALAHVNVVHADVRELEPAGYELASMHFVAEGATEDFAEFTDFCRAFVRCVVPGGHLVAAFMENMPTYRIGPASRWPGCPVNPEIVTRVFTPMTRDLSVTRIDSDPAQPEHGDSGMVLMTAVAR, encoded by the coding sequence ATGGCGACCCGCAACGACGACGTCGACTGGGACGCCTGGCCGGTCGCGGACTACCTCGCGGAGAACTATCGCGACCTGCACCGGTCCGACGCCGCGGTGATCAGTCACCACTCGGCGTTCTACCGGCGGTTCGTGCCGGGTTCCGTCGGCCGCTCGGTGGAGTTCGGGGCCGGCCCCAATCTGTATCCCCTGATTCTCGCGGCCGCCGCGAGTCGCCGTATCGAGGCCGTCGAGGCGGGGGCGGGCAACATCGCCTACCTGGAGAACCAGATCCTCTGCGGCCCCGACGCCAGCTGGCAGCCGTTCCACGCGCTGTCCCGGCGCCTGAACCCTGATCTGCCGGCCACGCTGGCCGGGGCACTGGCACACGTCAACGTCGTCCACGCCGACGTCAGGGAGCTGGAGCCCGCCGGCTACGAGCTGGCGTCGATGCACTTCGTCGCCGAGGGCGCCACCGAGGACTTCGCGGAGTTCACCGACTTCTGCCGCGCCTTCGTCCGCTGCGTGGTTCCCGGCGGGCACCTGGTGGCCGCCTTCATGGAGAACATGCCCACCTACCGCATCGGGCCCGCGTCCCGCTGGCCGGGCTGCCCGGTGAATCCGGAGATCGTCACCAGGGTGTTCACCCCGATGACCCGCGACCTGTCCGTCACGCGCATCGACAGCGACCCGGCACAGCCGGAGCACGGGGACTCCGGGATGGTGCTGATGACCGCCGTGGCCCGTTAG
- a CDS encoding PP2C family protein-serine/threonine phosphatase: protein MPSHLSADHPAAQPPGRGSVDALISQTRRLKGEVDAVRRDAHSDGSDPQERWQRALCDLALHQLTDLTDHLGQLRDGPAPLPPVAEPAPVRAVPHAPRRGSLLSRVGSAEWNLLTDEASWSGELYQILGRDPAAPPLTLDELPSLVLDEDRAKLTAMVTDCLVDAKPIDGEFRVVRPDGEVRAVHMMGEPVLDTDGSTASMWAVLRDVSELRRSQKVVSETRDSLQSHQHRAQTEHRLAVELQEAVLPPWRGSLRLPHHGPETLDLAAHYLPSSTSALIGGDWYDALELPDGQTLLSVGDLTGHGVAVTSGMATLLGAVRGMAMAGTEPGQLMSWLNQLLDATVQPALGSAVCCRYRPATRTLTWAQAGHPAPLLFRNGTGRRLHAPDGVLLGATSGASYEQVEETLDTGDLLVLHTDGLVPGRNGTETASRLLDLAPRFGEARTAQDCVRMVMEEFGGAEREDDACVLVAKVM, encoded by the coding sequence ATGCCGTCCCATCTCTCCGCGGATCACCCAGCCGCCCAGCCGCCAGGACGTGGCTCGGTCGACGCGTTGATATCGCAGACTCGCCGGCTCAAGGGCGAGGTGGACGCCGTACGGCGGGACGCGCACAGCGACGGTTCGGACCCTCAGGAACGGTGGCAGCGCGCGCTGTGCGATCTGGCGCTGCACCAACTCACCGACCTCACCGACCACTTGGGGCAGCTGCGGGACGGCCCCGCCCCCCTGCCCCCGGTAGCGGAACCCGCACCTGTCCGTGCCGTACCGCACGCTCCCCGGCGCGGCTCGCTGCTCAGCCGGGTCGGCAGCGCCGAGTGGAACCTGCTGACGGACGAGGCGAGCTGGTCCGGCGAGCTCTACCAGATCCTGGGCCGCGACCCCGCCGCTCCCCCGCTCACCCTCGACGAACTGCCGTCCCTGGTACTGGACGAGGACCGCGCGAAGCTGACGGCGATGGTCACGGACTGCCTGGTCGACGCCAAGCCCATCGACGGTGAGTTCCGCGTCGTGCGCCCCGACGGCGAGGTGCGCGCGGTGCACATGATGGGCGAGCCCGTGCTCGACACCGACGGCAGCACCGCCTCGATGTGGGCCGTACTGCGTGACGTCAGTGAACTGCGACGCAGCCAGAAGGTGGTGAGCGAGACCCGTGACTCGCTGCAGAGCCACCAGCACCGCGCGCAGACCGAGCACCGGCTCGCGGTCGAGCTGCAGGAGGCCGTGCTGCCGCCGTGGCGTGGCTCCCTGCGGCTCCCGCACCACGGTCCCGAGACACTGGATCTGGCGGCGCACTATCTGCCGTCGTCGACAAGCGCACTGATCGGCGGCGACTGGTACGACGCGTTGGAGCTGCCCGACGGCCAGACGCTGCTCAGCGTAGGCGACCTCACCGGACACGGCGTCGCCGTCACCTCGGGCATGGCGACGCTGCTGGGCGCCGTACGCGGCATGGCGATGGCCGGCACCGAACCCGGCCAACTGATGTCCTGGCTGAACCAGTTACTCGACGCCACCGTGCAACCCGCCCTCGGCAGCGCCGTCTGCTGCCGCTACCGCCCCGCCACCCGCACACTGACCTGGGCACAAGCCGGACACCCCGCCCCGCTACTGTTCCGCAACGGGACGGGGCGCAGGCTGCACGCACCGGACGGCGTCCTGCTCGGCGCGACCTCGGGCGCCTCCTACGAGCAGGTCGAAGAGACCCTCGATACAGGCGACCTGCTCGTGCTGCACACCGACGGGCTGGTGCCCGGGCGCAACGGCACGGAGACCGCAAGCCGGCTCCTCGACCTGGCCCCCCGCTTCGGCGAGGCACGGACCGCGCAGGACTGCGTGCGGATGGTCATGGAGGAGTTCGGCGGGGCCGAACGTGAGGACGACGCGTGCGTACTCGTCGCCAAGGTGATGTGA
- a CDS encoding chemotaxis protein has translation MEHDLSPSTLSELRRPRAYPAVSVLTPTHRREPENAQDPVRLRNVVAEAKKQLESDPSVTRERRHDVVHQLDQALREVDLAHAEDGLAIFAAPGEHQVWSLARTVPERVVLSDTFLTRNLVSAHAAERPFWVLSVSSDRATLWSGGADRVVEDRAGSFPLTRRPENFDAERQEQIGDFPSTYRDEGTRHFLREADASMGMVLREQPRPLYVTGEQAALSALDEVGSVTKEAVHLPHGGLAHGTPDAVWQAVRPMIAAEARRSSDAVARELEAARGRKAFAAGVDEVWQSAREGRVRLLAVEENYRMTVRDVLGDHLVPAAGGDLDSREDIVDEIVEQCLETGADVRFVPDGMLGDAHGIAGVLRY, from the coding sequence ATGGAGCACGACCTGAGTCCCTCAACCTTGTCCGAGCTCCGGCGCCCGCGCGCCTATCCGGCCGTGTCCGTGCTGACGCCGACACATCGCCGGGAGCCCGAAAACGCCCAGGATCCGGTCCGGCTGCGCAATGTGGTGGCCGAGGCCAAGAAACAGCTGGAGTCCGATCCCTCGGTCACCCGGGAACGGCGCCACGACGTGGTTCACCAGCTCGACCAAGCCCTCAGGGAGGTGGATCTGGCGCACGCCGAGGACGGTCTGGCGATCTTCGCCGCTCCGGGCGAGCACCAGGTGTGGTCGCTCGCCCGTACCGTGCCGGAGCGTGTGGTGCTCTCCGACACCTTCCTGACCCGCAACCTCGTCTCCGCGCACGCCGCCGAGCGGCCGTTCTGGGTGCTGTCGGTCTCCTCCGACCGGGCCACCCTGTGGAGCGGCGGCGCGGATCGCGTCGTGGAGGACCGGGCCGGCAGCTTCCCCCTGACCAGGCGCCCCGAGAACTTCGACGCCGAGCGGCAGGAGCAGATCGGCGACTTCCCGAGCACCTACCGCGACGAGGGCACCCGGCACTTCCTGCGGGAGGCCGACGCCTCGATGGGCATGGTCCTGCGCGAGCAGCCGCGGCCCCTCTACGTCACCGGTGAACAGGCGGCCCTGTCGGCGCTGGACGAGGTCGGCAGCGTCACCAAGGAGGCGGTGCACCTGCCCCATGGCGGTCTCGCCCACGGCACTCCCGACGCCGTGTGGCAGGCGGTACGGCCGATGATCGCCGCCGAGGCCCGCAGAAGCAGCGACGCCGTGGCCCGGGAGCTCGAGGCGGCACGTGGCCGCAAGGCGTTCGCGGCCGGTGTCGACGAGGTCTGGCAGAGCGCCCGCGAGGGCCGGGTACGGCTGCTCGCCGTCGAGGAGAACTACCGCATGACGGTGCGCGACGTCCTCGGCGACCACCTCGTCCCGGCCGCCGGCGGTGACCTCGACTCCCGCGAGGACATCGTGGACGAGATCGTCGAGCAGTGCCTGGAGACGGGCGCGGACGTCCGGTTCGTACCGGACGGCATGCTGGGCGACGCCCACGGGATCGCGGGGGTCCTGCGCTACTGA
- a CDS encoding phosphocholine-specific phospholipase C produces MTPISRRGFVGFGATVAAGMATGVATGTATRVGTGTEVTAQSAATGTISDVRHVVILMQENRSFDHYFGRLKGVRGFDDRSGITLAGGHPVFNQPNGSGRQYPWKLSATPDAGGMDGGTLAQCNAELPHTWSSQHSAWNKGRLDNWVSGVGNVRSLGYLDRSDIPFHYALADNYTVCDAYFCSALSATGPNRTYLWSGKVDSSSHDGGDESGLTWQNYAEALQNAGVSWKVYQNAADNYGDNGCAYFKNFANAGPGNPLHDRGMASVPRVTGSTPDDIAAAIRADVLAGTLPQVSWVVANQAFSEHPFAPPGDGAHFVDLVYRALAADSDVSDSTVLFLNYDENDGCFDHVPPPVPPAGTAGEFLDGVPYGFGFRVPMIVISPWTRGGWVSSEVFDHTSVLRFLETWTAALGKPATCPDISAWRRKVSGDLTGAFDFAHPVYGTVPLPATSVIGYDTCGPLPDPVPTTNALPTQEPGSRPARALPYQPNGWLDHLEFGTDGRILARFAMANQGGAARRAAHFSLHPGAYRDTTPWQYTVDPGGTATGSFNIGAGHGDGRYDFTMVGPNRFLRRFRGDATKAGKSAEVSTRYAVEAGTGKLAIYFRMVNSGSVPVQFTITAGHYRGDGPWTYTVAAGGWAEDAFNAVAYQDGWYDFTVTVDSDASWSRRFTGHLETGAPSTSG; encoded by the coding sequence ATGACACCGATCAGCCGAAGGGGCTTCGTGGGTTTCGGCGCGACCGTCGCGGCGGGCATGGCGACGGGCGTCGCTACGGGCACGGCGACGCGCGTCGGTACGGGCACTGAGGTCACCGCGCAGAGTGCGGCGACCGGCACGATCTCGGACGTGAGGCACGTGGTGATCCTCATGCAGGAGAACCGCAGCTTCGACCACTACTTCGGGCGCCTGAAGGGCGTCAGGGGCTTCGACGACCGCAGCGGCATCACGCTCGCCGGTGGCCACCCGGTCTTCAACCAGCCGAACGGCTCGGGGCGCCAGTACCCGTGGAAGCTCAGCGCCACCCCTGACGCGGGCGGCATGGACGGCGGGACCCTCGCCCAGTGCAACGCCGAGCTGCCGCACACCTGGTCCTCCCAGCACTCCGCCTGGAACAAGGGCCGCCTGGACAACTGGGTGTCCGGCGTGGGGAACGTGCGCTCGCTCGGTTACCTGGACCGCTCCGACATCCCCTTCCACTACGCGCTCGCCGACAACTACACCGTCTGCGACGCCTACTTCTGCTCCGCGCTCAGCGCGACCGGCCCCAACCGCACCTATCTGTGGAGCGGCAAGGTCGACTCCTCGAGTCACGACGGCGGCGACGAGTCCGGCCTGACCTGGCAGAACTACGCCGAGGCGCTGCAGAACGCCGGGGTGAGTTGGAAGGTCTACCAGAACGCGGCGGACAACTACGGCGACAACGGCTGCGCCTATTTCAAGAACTTCGCGAACGCCGGACCCGGCAACCCCCTCCACGACCGCGGCATGGCCTCCGTTCCCAGGGTGACGGGCTCGACCCCCGACGACATCGCCGCCGCCATCAGGGCCGACGTTCTCGCGGGCACCCTGCCGCAGGTTTCCTGGGTGGTCGCCAACCAGGCCTTCTCCGAGCACCCCTTCGCCCCGCCCGGCGACGGCGCCCACTTCGTCGACCTCGTCTACCGGGCCCTCGCCGCCGACAGTGACGTCTCCGACTCCACCGTCCTGTTCCTCAACTACGACGAGAACGACGGCTGCTTCGATCACGTCCCGCCCCCGGTCCCGCCCGCGGGAACCGCCGGGGAGTTCCTCGACGGGGTGCCGTACGGCTTCGGATTCCGCGTCCCGATGATCGTCATCTCGCCCTGGACACGGGGCGGTTGGGTCTCCTCGGAGGTCTTCGACCACACCTCGGTCCTACGCTTCCTGGAGACCTGGACGGCGGCTCTGGGCAAGCCCGCGACGTGCCCCGACATCAGCGCCTGGCGCCGCAAGGTCAGCGGTGACCTGACCGGCGCCTTCGACTTCGCCCACCCCGTGTACGGCACGGTGCCGCTGCCCGCGACGAGCGTCATCGGCTACGACACCTGCGGGCCGCTGCCCGACCCCGTCCCCACGACCAACGCCCTGCCCACCCAGGAACCCGGCAGCCGCCCCGCCCGCGCGCTGCCGTACCAGCCGAACGGCTGGCTGGACCATCTGGAGTTCGGGACGGACGGCAGGATCCTCGCCCGGTTCGCCATGGCCAACCAGGGCGGCGCCGCCCGGCGTGCCGCGCACTTCTCCCTCCACCCGGGCGCCTACCGGGACACCACACCGTGGCAGTACACCGTCGACCCCGGCGGCACGGCCACCGGCTCTTTCAACATCGGCGCCGGCCACGGCGACGGCAGGTACGACTTCACCATGGTCGGCCCCAACCGCTTCCTGCGGCGCTTCCGGGGCGACGCGACGAAGGCCGGCAAGTCGGCCGAGGTGAGCACCCGTTACGCCGTCGAAGCGGGTACGGGAAAGCTCGCGATCTACTTCAGGATGGTCAACTCCGGTTCCGTGCCGGTGCAGTTCACCATCACCGCCGGCCACTATCGCGGCGACGGCCCATGGACGTACACCGTGGCCGCGGGGGGATGGGCGGAGGACGCCTTCAACGCGGTGGCGTACCAGGACGGCTGGTACGACTTCACGGTCACCGTCGACTCCGACGCTTCCTGGTCGCGCCGGTTCACCGGGCACCTGGAGACGGGTGCGCCGAGCACCAGCGGCTGA
- a CDS encoding SsgA family sporulation/cell division regulator has translation MDITLRQPAHGRLITADEQELPVPATLRYAATDPLAVYLDFPPEVSLDGTGVTWTFGRSLLEEGLRGPAGGGDVHIWPCGRARTVVEFHSPYGLALLQFDTDALRRFLLRTYAVVAAGQEDVGAAVDEGLNSLFGSV, from the coding sequence ATGGACATCACCCTCCGACAGCCCGCCCACGGCCGTCTGATCACCGCCGACGAGCAGGAGCTCCCCGTTCCCGCCACGTTGCGCTATGCCGCCACGGATCCGCTGGCCGTGTACCTCGACTTCCCGCCGGAGGTCTCCCTCGACGGCACGGGGGTCACCTGGACCTTCGGCCGTTCTCTGCTGGAGGAGGGGCTGCGTGGCCCCGCCGGCGGGGGCGACGTGCACATCTGGCCGTGCGGCCGGGCCCGTACAGTTGTGGAGTTCCATTCGCCCTACGGCCTGGCCCTGCTGCAGTTCGACACCGACGCCCTGCGCCGGTTCCTGCTGCGCACCTACGCCGTGGTCGCCGCCGGGCAGGAGGACGTCGGTGCGGCCGTGGACGAGGGCCTGAACTCGCTGTTCGGCAGTGTCTGA